Proteins from a genomic interval of Streptomyces fodineus:
- a CDS encoding MFS transporter, with amino-acid sequence MSDVRRPTTGTTAWPEHTETPRQRTVALLVLLVAPFMAMLDMFIVNIAAPSVETQLHATFAEVQLVISGYIVAFAVGLITGGRLGDLWGRGRMFLYGMAGFGATSALCALAGSAGQLIAVRLLQGLSAALMLPQVLSLIQVLFPPAEHSRVLGLYGATLSCGSVTGQVLGGVLIKADVAGLGWRLIFLVNLPFCLAAVLVGARFLPRRQDTADRPGFDPVGVLLISLAVPLLLCPLVFGAQYGWPLWVWPAFAAALAVFALFLRWEARFPADSGSALLPLRLFRLPGFAGGVPTALAFYSGNSGFYLVLAFHLQNGVRLSPFAAGLAFVPLGTAFALASLAARSLVPRFGRKALIGGTVVILLGLVYLPLGAEAGGGTLGRALWLEPGLVLCGMGQGLVLPSLLSLALRGVDTADVGAASGGILMTSQFAGALGVAAVGAAYRSALGEHSYTQAFRAGVLALVVIALLSLVLLARLESRTRDRE; translated from the coding sequence TTGAGCGACGTCCGCAGACCGACGACCGGCACCACTGCGTGGCCGGAGCACACCGAGACGCCCCGGCAACGCACCGTGGCCCTGCTGGTGCTCCTGGTGGCGCCGTTCATGGCGATGCTCGACATGTTCATCGTGAACATCGCCGCGCCCTCCGTCGAGACCCAGCTGCACGCCACCTTCGCCGAGGTCCAACTGGTCATCAGCGGCTACATCGTGGCCTTCGCGGTCGGCCTGATCACCGGCGGACGCCTGGGCGACCTGTGGGGCCGCGGCCGGATGTTCCTCTACGGCATGGCCGGCTTCGGCGCCACCTCCGCGCTGTGCGCGCTGGCGGGCTCCGCCGGCCAGCTGATCGCCGTACGGCTGCTGCAGGGCCTGAGCGCCGCGCTGATGCTGCCTCAGGTGCTGTCGCTGATCCAGGTGCTGTTCCCGCCCGCCGAGCACTCCCGGGTCCTCGGGCTGTACGGGGCGACGCTGAGCTGCGGGTCCGTCACCGGCCAGGTGCTCGGCGGCGTGCTGATCAAGGCCGATGTGGCCGGTCTCGGCTGGCGCCTGATCTTCCTGGTCAACCTCCCCTTCTGCCTGGCGGCGGTGCTGGTCGGCGCCCGCTTCCTGCCGCGCCGCCAGGACACCGCGGACCGGCCCGGTTTCGACCCCGTGGGCGTGCTGCTGATCTCGCTGGCGGTGCCGCTGCTGCTGTGCCCGCTGGTCTTCGGTGCCCAGTACGGCTGGCCGCTGTGGGTGTGGCCCGCGTTCGCCGCCGCGCTCGCCGTGTTCGCGCTCTTCCTGCGCTGGGAGGCCCGGTTCCCCGCCGACAGCGGCTCGGCCCTGCTGCCGCTGCGACTGTTCAGGCTGCCCGGATTCGCCGGCGGCGTACCGACCGCGCTCGCCTTCTACAGCGGCAACTCCGGCTTCTACCTCGTGCTCGCCTTCCATCTGCAAAACGGCGTGCGGCTGTCCCCGTTCGCCGCGGGACTGGCGTTCGTGCCGCTCGGCACGGCCTTCGCGCTGGCCTCGCTGGCCGCCCGCAGCCTGGTGCCCCGGTTCGGCCGCAAGGCACTGATCGGCGGCACCGTCGTCATCCTGCTGGGACTGGTCTATCTGCCGCTCGGCGCCGAGGCGGGCGGCGGGACGCTCGGCCGGGCGCTCTGGCTGGAGCCCGGCCTCGTGCTGTGCGGCATGGGGCAGGGACTCGTCCTGCCGTCCCTGCTCTCCCTGGCCCTGCGCGGCGTCGACACCGCCGACGTGGGCGCGGCCTCCGGCGGCATCCTGATGACCTCCCAGTTCGCGGGGGCTCTCGGGGTCGCCGCGGTCGGCGCCGCCTATCGCTCCGCTCTCGGCGAGCACTCCTACACCCAGGCCTTCCGCGCCGGAGTCCTCGCCCTCGTGGTCATCGCTCTGCTGAGTCTGGTGCTGCTCGCCCGGCTGGAATCCCGAACCAGAGACCGTGAATAG
- a CDS encoding alpha/beta fold hydrolase has translation MSDDAILLPIAETGTRPPLYCVHAVSGSPFPYVPFGRAVGAGQPVFAVEAPGFDNDADPVADVTALAERYAALLHSRHPAGQLALLGWSFGGVVAHETALRLQRAGTDVALLVLVDSTCPVPAPVPPEPELLRRFVQDMLSEAGLAAHEVRATLAALPHESSPERFFAAATASDSLLADLAPALLRRRYGVFRAHVHALYTHRARPGHRGRTLCVQADQSPPVGRTWDGVLDGAEVVTVPGDHHSIWSGTGLERLVAEVSGRLAGVEVR, from the coding sequence ATGTCTGACGACGCCATTCTGCTGCCGATCGCCGAGACGGGCACCCGGCCACCGCTGTACTGCGTGCACGCCGTCTCCGGCTCGCCGTTCCCCTACGTGCCGTTCGGGCGGGCCGTCGGCGCGGGGCAGCCGGTCTTCGCCGTCGAGGCACCCGGCTTCGACAACGACGCCGACCCCGTCGCCGACGTAACGGCCCTGGCCGAGCGGTACGCTGCGCTGCTGCACAGCCGCCATCCGGCCGGCCAACTCGCCCTGCTCGGCTGGTCGTTCGGCGGAGTGGTGGCCCACGAGACGGCGCTCCGGCTCCAGCGCGCCGGGACGGACGTGGCCCTGCTGGTCCTCGTCGACTCGACCTGCCCGGTACCCGCCCCCGTACCCCCGGAGCCGGAACTGCTGCGCCGCTTCGTCCAGGACATGCTGAGCGAGGCCGGACTCGCCGCCCACGAGGTCCGGGCCACGCTCGCGGCGCTGCCGCACGAGTCCTCCCCGGAGCGCTTCTTCGCCGCGGCGACCGCCTCGGACTCGCTGCTCGCCGACCTCGCCCCCGCCCTGCTGCGCCGCCGCTACGGGGTGTTCCGCGCCCACGTCCACGCGCTGTACACCCACCGCGCCCGCCCCGGCCACCGGGGCCGGACCCTGTGCGTGCAGGCCGACCAGTCGCCGCCGGTGGGCCGGACCTGGGACGGTGTGCTCGACGGGGCCGAGGTCGTCACCGTGCCCGGCGACCACCACTCGATCTGGTCCGGCACGGGCCTGGAACGGCTCGTCGCCGAGGTCTCGGGCCGGCTCGCCGGGGTGGAGGTCCGTTGA
- a CDS encoding non-ribosomal peptide synthetase: MKTPNAQEQRLPLTHGQEQLWFLDRLHPQQPVYNVPLALRVRGPLDPARLRAAADRVVARHEALRVSFPETDGGPVQLLAPPAPAHWQEKDAAESELDHLLAAEAARPFSLREGPLHRFLLLRLGPDDHVLSLVFHHIVVDGTSLGLVVSDLLEDYRDGSAPGTREEAPSWSAWVRRRREEVDEPGELAAGLDFWEQRLSALPVPELPADRLRGSAPSTRGGHVRRVLPPALVAGLRRLARSRGVSLFVVLAAAVNVLVSRYTGEDDIPLGVPLGERGDPAAEGVVGHFVNMVVFRTDLSDDPTFAELLDRVLDQTIDLHDYGWVPFERVVERLRPVREAGRNPLFQVSVQLVADPAAQDGLHLPDASIEIVSPRIPQSRFDLAVNFFDAGDRITLDLEYSTELFDAWRIEALARHLTTALEAVAEEPGLRRSAVPLLTAAEREELLRAGTGDELPLPAEPLHVRIARTAAVRGDAVAAVCGDEQIGYAELERRADRLARRLRAAGLRAGDVVAVVLEKDLHALVAELAVLKAGGAFAVLDPAQPQARLALLLADADARLVITRGRLRDAVPPGPDRVTVLVDEPGPATASEDDEPLQEWATEHSAAYVLYTSGSTGVPKGVVIEHAALTCFVEGYREVFPFDPEDRLLQFSALTFDMAQGEIFTALTVGATLVLVPADTARSPGELARLMREREVTYAGLMPALLALLEPGPYPHLRHLMAGGDVLAAELVNKWNLPGRLMVNMYGPTEAAVACAHHVCAQRTWTTVPPIGRPQHNRLLYAVDRWGNLVPRGIPGELLIGGHTGLARGYLGAPGLTDEKFVPDVWGPGERVYRSGDLVSWNAEHALEFHGRRDHQVKLNGLRIEPGEIESALLRHPAVTTAAVVPHTSADGARRLVGYVGTPEPAALDTGELRRIVGEAVPAYMVPSVWVLLDELPLTSSGKVDRRRLPEPEPDREGARPAAGQWRSELESQVAAIFSAVLGGADIRPGQGFFDLGGTSFQAMRVVGRIQKQLGAELSTKTLYAHPTVEDVTAEVARLLGASRKEGATDV, from the coding sequence ATGAAGACGCCGAACGCCCAGGAACAGCGGCTTCCGCTCACCCACGGTCAGGAACAGCTCTGGTTCCTCGACCGGCTGCACCCCCAACAGCCCGTCTACAACGTCCCTTTGGCGCTACGCGTGCGCGGCCCGCTGGATCCCGCCCGGCTGCGGGCCGCGGCCGACCGGGTGGTCGCCCGGCACGAGGCGCTGCGCGTGTCCTTCCCGGAGACCGACGGCGGCCCCGTCCAGCTCCTGGCCCCGCCCGCACCCGCGCACTGGCAGGAGAAGGACGCCGCCGAGAGCGAGCTGGACCATCTGCTCGCCGCCGAGGCCGCCCGGCCCTTCTCGCTCCGCGAGGGCCCCCTGCACCGCTTCCTGCTGCTCCGGCTCGGCCCGGACGACCATGTGCTGTCCCTGGTCTTCCACCACATCGTGGTGGACGGCACCTCGCTCGGCCTGGTGGTCTCCGACCTGCTGGAGGACTACCGGGACGGCTCCGCCCCCGGCACCCGGGAGGAGGCCCCGTCCTGGAGCGCCTGGGTGCGCCGGCGCCGCGAGGAGGTCGACGAGCCCGGCGAACTCGCCGCCGGACTCGACTTCTGGGAGCAGCGGCTGAGCGCGCTGCCCGTGCCCGAACTGCCCGCCGACCGGCTGCGCGGCTCCGCCCCCTCCACCCGCGGCGGCCATGTCCGCCGGGTGCTGCCGCCCGCACTCGTCGCCGGGCTGCGCCGACTCGCCCGCAGCCGCGGCGTCTCGCTGTTCGTCGTCCTCGCCGCCGCCGTCAACGTGCTGGTCAGCCGCTACACCGGCGAGGACGACATCCCCCTGGGCGTGCCCCTCGGCGAGCGCGGCGACCCGGCCGCCGAGGGCGTCGTCGGGCACTTCGTCAACATGGTCGTCTTCCGTACGGACCTCTCCGACGACCCCACCTTCGCAGAACTGCTGGACCGGGTGCTCGACCAGACCATCGACCTGCACGACTACGGCTGGGTGCCGTTCGAGCGGGTGGTGGAGCGTCTGCGCCCGGTGCGCGAGGCCGGGCGCAACCCGCTGTTCCAGGTATCCGTCCAGCTGGTGGCCGACCCCGCCGCCCAGGACGGACTGCACCTGCCGGACGCGAGCATCGAGATCGTCAGCCCGAGGATCCCGCAGTCCAGGTTCGACCTCGCCGTCAACTTCTTCGACGCCGGCGACCGGATCACCCTGGACCTCGAGTACTCCACCGAACTCTTCGATGCCTGGCGCATCGAGGCGCTGGCCCGCCATCTGACGACCGCGCTGGAGGCGGTGGCCGAGGAGCCCGGGCTGCGCAGGTCGGCCGTACCGCTGCTCACCGCGGCCGAGCGGGAGGAGCTGCTGCGCGCCGGAACCGGGGACGAACTCCCGCTGCCCGCCGAGCCGTTGCACGTGCGCATCGCCAGGACGGCCGCCGTGCGCGGCGATGCCGTGGCGGCCGTGTGCGGGGACGAACAGATCGGTTACGCCGAGCTGGAGCGCCGCGCGGACCGGCTGGCGCGCCGGCTGCGGGCCGCGGGCCTGCGGGCCGGTGACGTGGTGGCCGTCGTACTGGAGAAGGACCTTCACGCGCTGGTGGCCGAGCTCGCGGTGCTGAAGGCCGGCGGCGCCTTCGCGGTGCTCGACCCCGCCCAGCCACAGGCCAGGCTCGCCCTGCTGCTCGCCGACGCCGACGCCCGCCTGGTGATCACCCGCGGCCGTCTGCGTGACGCCGTACCGCCCGGCCCGGACCGCGTCACGGTGCTCGTCGACGAACCCGGCCCGGCCACCGCGTCCGAAGACGACGAGCCGCTTCAGGAGTGGGCCACGGAGCACTCCGCCGCCTATGTGCTCTACACCTCGGGCTCGACCGGCGTGCCCAAGGGCGTGGTGATCGAACACGCCGCGCTCACCTGCTTCGTGGAGGGCTACCGCGAGGTCTTCCCGTTCGACCCCGAGGACCGGCTGCTGCAGTTCTCCGCGCTCACCTTCGACATGGCGCAGGGCGAGATCTTCACCGCGCTCACCGTCGGCGCCACGCTCGTCCTCGTCCCCGCCGACACCGCCCGGTCCCCGGGTGAGCTGGCGCGGCTGATGCGCGAGCGCGAGGTCACCTACGCGGGCCTGATGCCCGCCCTGCTCGCCCTGCTGGAGCCGGGGCCGTATCCCCACCTGCGCCACCTGATGGCGGGCGGGGACGTGCTGGCCGCCGAGCTGGTCAACAAGTGGAACCTGCCCGGCCGACTCATGGTCAACATGTACGGCCCGACCGAGGCCGCCGTCGCCTGCGCCCACCACGTCTGTGCCCAGCGCACCTGGACCACCGTGCCGCCCATCGGCCGCCCCCAGCACAACCGCCTGCTCTACGCCGTAGACCGCTGGGGCAACCTGGTGCCGCGCGGCATCCCGGGCGAGCTGCTGATCGGCGGGCACACCGGGCTCGCCCGCGGCTACCTCGGCGCGCCCGGACTCACCGACGAGAAGTTCGTGCCGGACGTGTGGGGACCGGGCGAACGGGTGTACCGCAGCGGCGACCTGGTGAGCTGGAACGCCGAGCACGCACTGGAGTTCCACGGCCGGCGTGACCACCAGGTCAAGCTGAACGGGCTGCGGATCGAGCCCGGCGAGATCGAGTCCGCCCTGCTGCGCCACCCCGCCGTGACCACCGCGGCCGTCGTCCCGCACACCTCCGCCGACGGCGCCCGACGGCTGGTCGGCTATGTGGGCACCCCCGAGCCCGCCGCCCTCGATACGGGGGAGCTGCGCCGGATCGTGGGCGAGGCGGTGCCCGCCTACATGGTCCCCTCGGTCTGGGTCCTGCTGGACGAGCTGCCGCTCACCTCCTCGGGCAAGGTCGACCGGCGCCGGCTGCCCGAGCCCGAGCCGGACCGGGAGGGGGCCCGTCCCGCTGCCGGGCAGTGGCGCAGCGAGCTGGAGAGCCAGGTGGCGGCGATCTTCTCGGCCGTGCTCGGCGGCGCCGACATACGCCCCGGCCAGGGCTTCTTCGACCTGGGCGGCACCTCCTTCCAGGCCATGCGGGTGGTCGGGCGGATCCAGAAGCAGCTCGGCGCCGAGCTGAGCACCAAGACCCTGTACGCGCATCCCACGGTCGAGGACGTCACCGCGGAGGTGGCCCGGCTCCTCGGCGCGTCACGGAAGGAAGGCGCCACGGATGTCTGA
- a CDS encoding shikimate dehydrogenase family protein, whose translation MPAGLPPITGRTALTLLLGDPVVQARSPELVNAELARRGLDARLMPVQVAAGDLGPLVTALRTAGTFRGAVVTMPHKHAVVPLLTTAGVRVARTAACNVIRREPNGDLTGDMLDGEAMVRAIQDAGGTVKDARVLLVGAGGAASGIALALADHGAAELDIANRTPARATALADRVSAAVPGTRVTTVTAPGGGYDLVVNASAVGMRPEDGPPVPPGVLTGARVVADAVISGRPTALLAAAQAAGCRAVDGGRMLAAQVGLMVDFMFAGDTNESENRGR comes from the coding sequence ATGCCGGCCGGCCTCCCGCCGATCACCGGGCGCACCGCGCTGACCCTGCTGCTGGGCGACCCGGTCGTGCAGGCCCGCTCCCCGGAGCTGGTCAACGCCGAGCTGGCACGCCGGGGGCTGGACGCCCGGCTGATGCCCGTGCAGGTGGCCGCCGGGGACCTCGGCCCGCTCGTCACCGCGCTGCGCACCGCCGGCACCTTCCGCGGCGCCGTGGTCACCATGCCGCACAAGCACGCCGTCGTCCCGCTGCTGACGACCGCCGGAGTGCGGGTGGCGCGCACCGCCGCCTGCAATGTGATCCGCCGCGAGCCGAACGGGGACCTCACCGGGGACATGCTCGACGGAGAGGCCATGGTCCGGGCGATCCAGGACGCGGGCGGCACCGTCAAGGACGCGCGCGTGCTCCTCGTGGGGGCCGGGGGAGCGGCCTCCGGGATCGCCCTCGCGCTGGCCGACCACGGGGCGGCGGAACTGGACATCGCCAACCGGACCCCGGCCCGGGCCACCGCCCTCGCGGACCGGGTCTCGGCCGCCGTCCCCGGCACCCGGGTCACCACCGTGACGGCGCCGGGCGGCGGCTACGACCTCGTCGTCAACGCCAGCGCCGTCGGCATGCGGCCCGAGGACGGCCCGCCGGTGCCGCCCGGTGTGCTCACCGGAGCCCGCGTGGTCGCCGACGCGGTGATCTCCGGCCGGCCGACGGCCCTGCTCGCGGCGGCGCAGGCGGCGGGCTGCCGAGCCGTCGACGGCGGCCGGATGCTGGCCGCCCAGGTCGGCCTGATGGTCGACTTCATGTTCGCGGGCGATACGAACGAGAGCGAGAACAGGGGACGATGA
- a CDS encoding amidohydrolase family protein, with amino-acid sequence MTGSTDLPVIFDAHCHVASADFIPERFVADVAANIERRHTAEGIPARPGRALTALQAQHRDDRADELVQEMDRAGIARTVLLVPDFGLLHPMRLTLDEMAARHHEIRQRHPGRFWVFIGVDPRRGEEGLRDFERHVTEYGFEGIKLYPPCGYSPSDERLFPYYEICAERGLPVFVHIGPTAGSFAYEPAHPLQIDRAARSFPGVDFILGHGGLVHLDVTGYLASYRRNVYLDIGGFAGTAFPDGWEAHLNHLFRLGINHKIVFGTDWPLNRMTGGLTRLVEKVVHGPTVFAGVKRREQQLILSGNLTRLLPAGAVDAVPATALAGS; translated from the coding sequence GTGACCGGTTCGACCGACCTGCCCGTCATCTTCGACGCGCACTGCCATGTGGCGTCAGCGGACTTCATCCCGGAACGCTTCGTGGCCGACGTCGCGGCCAACATCGAACGGCGGCACACCGCCGAGGGCATTCCGGCGCGCCCCGGACGGGCGCTTACGGCCCTGCAGGCCCAGCACCGGGACGACAGGGCGGACGAGCTGGTCCAGGAGATGGACCGTGCGGGCATCGCCCGCACGGTCCTGCTGGTGCCCGACTTCGGACTGCTGCACCCGATGCGGCTCACCCTCGACGAGATGGCCGCCCGGCACCACGAGATCCGGCAGCGGCACCCCGGGCGCTTCTGGGTGTTCATCGGCGTGGACCCGCGGCGCGGCGAGGAGGGGCTGCGGGACTTCGAACGGCATGTCACCGAGTACGGCTTCGAGGGCATCAAGCTCTACCCGCCCTGCGGTTACTCGCCGTCCGACGAACGGCTCTTCCCCTACTACGAGATCTGCGCCGAGCGCGGCCTGCCGGTCTTCGTGCACATCGGCCCGACCGCGGGCAGCTTCGCCTACGAGCCGGCGCACCCGCTGCAGATCGACCGCGCGGCCCGCTCCTTCCCCGGCGTCGACTTCATCCTCGGGCACGGCGGCCTGGTCCACCTGGACGTCACCGGCTACCTCGCGTCGTACCGCCGCAACGTCTACCTGGACATCGGCGGCTTCGCGGGCACGGCCTTCCCGGACGGCTGGGAAGCCCATCTGAACCATCTGTTCCGGCTGGGCATCAACCACAAGATCGTCTTCGGTACGGACTGGCCGCTGAACCGGATGACGGGCGGCCTGACCCGGCTGGTCGAGAAGGTGGTGCACGGGCCCACCGTGTTCGCGGGCGTCAAGCGCCGCGAGCAGCAGCTGATCCTGTCCGGCAACCTCACCCGGCTGCTCCCGGCCGGCGCCGTGGACGCCGTGCCCGCCACGGCCCTGGCGGGTTCGTGA
- a CDS encoding acyl carrier protein — MAVDLAALEKKLLDWVVEWNEGEYDGELDAETDLFAAGVLDSMGFTGLIAYLEDEADIEFDYEHAEEAGAVSLRGLLAYCFPTAAAADA, encoded by the coding sequence ATGGCAGTCGACCTTGCGGCCCTGGAGAAGAAGCTGCTCGACTGGGTCGTCGAGTGGAACGAGGGCGAGTACGACGGCGAACTCGACGCCGAGACCGACCTGTTCGCCGCGGGCGTCCTGGACTCGATGGGCTTCACGGGGCTGATCGCCTACCTGGAGGACGAGGCGGACATCGAGTTCGACTACGAGCACGCGGAGGAGGCCGGCGCGGTCTCGCTGCGGGGCCTGCTGGCCTACTGCTTCCCCACGGCGGCCGCCGCCGACGCCTGA
- a CDS encoding amidohydrolase family protein: MTSTGEERIRIIDAHVNLGSDLAIPPEYIKEQAENAYHRLAAMGQPVKRERIYDRVYAQYQDHDADRLVKEMDAAGVDESVLIVPDFTHVADAKLTPAELAELHAGIMRRHPGRFRVLWGVDPRAGDEGVALFERCVDELGFQGMKLYPLAGYSPSDRRLYPYYEICAARGLPVLSHTGPGWQALDFTYGQPLLLDQASRDFPGVDFVMGHGAVTHVEEAMYLCGYRPNMYVDVSGFVSVLDPDGWQHHLNRVFKLGLNHKIVFGSSWPAFRLSATLAQVVGEFREGSTVFAGIKRSQRKMIMGGTIERLLSGSRQQAGQMGAQ, translated from the coding sequence ATGACCAGCACCGGCGAGGAGCGGATCCGCATCATCGACGCCCATGTCAACCTGGGCAGCGACCTCGCGATCCCGCCCGAGTACATCAAGGAGCAGGCGGAGAACGCCTACCACCGGCTCGCGGCCATGGGCCAGCCGGTCAAGCGCGAGCGCATCTACGACCGGGTGTACGCGCAGTACCAGGACCACGACGCCGACCGGCTGGTGAAGGAGATGGACGCCGCCGGTGTCGACGAGTCGGTGCTGATCGTCCCGGACTTCACCCATGTCGCCGACGCCAAGCTGACCCCGGCCGAGCTGGCCGAGCTGCACGCCGGCATCATGCGCCGGCATCCGGGCCGGTTCCGTGTCCTGTGGGGTGTCGACCCGCGCGCGGGCGACGAGGGGGTGGCCCTCTTCGAGCGCTGCGTGGACGAGCTGGGCTTCCAGGGCATGAAGCTGTATCCGCTGGCCGGCTACTCCCCGAGCGACCGGCGGCTGTACCCGTACTACGAGATCTGCGCGGCGCGCGGACTGCCGGTGCTCAGCCACACCGGGCCCGGCTGGCAGGCCCTGGACTTCACCTACGGCCAGCCGCTGCTGCTGGACCAGGCCTCCCGGGACTTCCCCGGCGTCGACTTCGTCATGGGGCACGGCGCGGTGACCCACGTCGAGGAGGCGATGTACCTGTGCGGCTACCGGCCGAACATGTACGTCGACGTCAGCGGCTTCGTCTCGGTACTGGACCCGGACGGCTGGCAGCACCACCTCAACCGGGTCTTCAAGCTGGGCCTCAACCACAAGATCGTGTTCGGTTCCAGCTGGCCGGCCTTCCGGCTCTCGGCGACGCTCGCCCAGGTGGTCGGCGAGTTCCGGGAAGGCTCCACGGTGTTCGCCGGAATCAAGCGCTCACAGCGAAAGATGATCATGGGGGGCACCATCGAGCGCCTCCTTTCGGGAAGCCGGCAGCAGGCCGGGCAGATGGGAGCACAGTGA
- a CDS encoding AMP-binding protein translates to MSEEMRLQGLLDHYTGNDTAVVVDISVGGTRREISHARLAELVRERIEDLRAAGVRPGQLIGINARNSLEWLVWDLATLEFGAHLYALPDGTPLPGDADDTEAFLAEAGLVALVADEDGQERPADGPLLAPGDRLAGRRLRLDAPAQDLPNLHSLVFSSGTSGSLKGLRISRSGTEYVINRFLEAFGVTGEDRHLIFLPLSNYQQRLSVYCCLWAGADLALAPFQRVFAALQSERPTFLIAPPVFYDSTLQLHRKAGKGQQLDAFLGGRIRFMITGMAPIRTATLDAYAAAGLSLLEAYGMTECGMIAWNTAKARRAGTVGRLIDPSAVTFTEDGELVITRQAPLSLGYFQVDPAAEPTFLPDGSILTGDFGTLDEDGFLTLRGRRKDVITLGSGRKVNPAEIEALFAGAEGVAELVVVSSGDSGRLGAVVSLAGPVTAGTEAAARAAIEKVNSTIDPYRRLGRLVFVDHPLHSEPRFQTKNMKLRRAAVEEYFAELSARRESKGGPA, encoded by the coding sequence GTGAGCGAAGAGATGCGGCTGCAGGGCCTGCTCGACCACTACACGGGCAACGACACGGCGGTGGTGGTGGACATCTCCGTCGGCGGCACCCGCCGCGAGATCAGCCACGCACGGCTGGCCGAGCTGGTGCGGGAGCGGATCGAGGACCTCCGTGCGGCCGGGGTCCGCCCCGGCCAGCTGATCGGCATCAACGCCCGTAACAGCCTGGAGTGGCTGGTCTGGGACCTGGCGACGCTGGAGTTCGGCGCGCACCTGTACGCGCTGCCGGACGGCACACCGCTGCCCGGCGACGCCGACGACACCGAGGCGTTCCTGGCCGAGGCCGGGCTGGTCGCGCTGGTAGCCGACGAGGACGGGCAGGAGCGGCCGGCGGACGGCCCGCTGCTCGCCCCCGGCGACCGCCTCGCGGGGCGCCGGCTGCGGCTGGACGCCCCCGCCCAGGACCTGCCGAACCTGCACAGCCTGGTGTTCTCCTCGGGCACCTCGGGATCCCTCAAGGGTCTCAGGATCTCCCGCAGCGGCACCGAGTACGTGATCAACCGGTTCCTGGAGGCCTTCGGCGTCACCGGTGAGGACCGCCATCTGATCTTCCTGCCGCTGTCCAACTACCAGCAGCGGCTGTCCGTCTACTGCTGCCTGTGGGCCGGCGCCGACCTGGCCCTGGCGCCGTTCCAGCGGGTCTTCGCCGCGCTGCAGAGCGAGCGGCCGACCTTCCTGATCGCGCCGCCGGTGTTCTACGACTCCACACTCCAGCTGCACCGCAAGGCGGGCAAGGGCCAGCAGCTGGACGCCTTCCTCGGCGGGCGGATCCGCTTCATGATCACCGGTATGGCGCCGATCCGCACCGCGACCCTGGACGCCTACGCCGCGGCGGGCCTGAGCCTGCTGGAGGCCTACGGCATGACCGAGTGCGGCATGATCGCCTGGAACACCGCCAAGGCCCGGCGCGCCGGCACCGTGGGCAGGCTGATCGACCCGAGCGCCGTCACCTTCACCGAGGACGGCGAACTCGTCATCACCCGCCAGGCGCCGCTCAGCCTCGGCTACTTCCAGGTGGACCCCGCGGCCGAGCCGACCTTCCTGCCCGACGGATCCATCCTCACCGGCGACTTCGGCACCCTGGACGAGGACGGCTTCCTCACCCTGCGCGGCCGCCGCAAGGACGTCATCACCCTCGGCAGCGGACGCAAGGTCAACCCCGCCGAGATCGAGGCACTGTTCGCCGGTGCCGAGGGGGTCGCGGAACTCGTCGTGGTCTCCTCCGGCGACTCCGGCCGGCTGGGCGCGGTGGTGAGCCTGGCCGGTCCGGTCACGGCCGGGACCGAGGCCGCGGCACGGGCCGCGATCGAGAAGGTCAACTCCACCATCGACCCGTACCGCCGGCTGGGCCGCCTGGTCTTCGTCGACCATCCGCTGCACTCCGAACCGCGTTTCCAGACCAAGAACATGAAGCTGCGCCGGGCGGCCGTCGAGGAGTACTTCGCCGAGTTGTCGGCCCGCCGCGAGAGCAAGGGGGGACCCGCATGA